Proteins from a genomic interval of Symmachiella macrocystis:
- a CDS encoding ABC transporter ATP-binding protein produces the protein MNKPIITVENLGKAYRLGQQEEQYPTFRDALVGMAKSPLRRFRQLSGAGNDELFWAVKDVSFDIKRGEVVGLIGRNGAGKSTLLKILSRITEPTSGRAVLRGRVASLLEVGTGFHPELSGRENIYLNGSILGMKKVEIDRKFDEIVAFAEVEQFLDTPVKRYSSGMYVRLAFAVAAHLEPEILIVDEVLAVGDAQFQKKCLGKMQEVSTGEGRTVLFVSHNMSAVTELCQRALMFRDGQLVNSGPTANVVDEYLQCGSSDLKHYFAPPLDTDREASLLSAAVHDSSGDSVAVVRFGEPWSVTSSWEVRRPLPLASASLRIFDLSGRLILVSNTVGLPTAFFENPGTRDVTCSFPINVLRPGQYFLTIGLWVRGRGAIDEHERCISFHVSDLPHDPEYTYTAAGNPAAVAPSDWSFRNDTEPALTGGV, from the coding sequence ATGAACAAACCTATTATCACCGTCGAAAACCTCGGCAAAGCTTATCGCCTCGGCCAACAGGAAGAGCAGTACCCCACTTTCCGCGACGCGCTGGTGGGCATGGCCAAATCGCCCCTGCGCCGCTTCCGTCAATTGAGCGGCGCAGGGAATGATGAGCTATTTTGGGCCGTCAAGGATGTCTCGTTCGACATCAAACGGGGTGAAGTGGTTGGCCTGATCGGTCGCAATGGAGCCGGCAAAAGCACATTGCTCAAGATCCTCAGCCGCATTACCGAACCAACTTCGGGACGTGCGGTCCTGCGCGGCAGAGTCGCCTCGTTATTAGAGGTGGGGACCGGATTTCATCCCGAGCTGTCGGGCCGTGAGAACATTTATCTCAACGGGTCGATCTTGGGCATGAAGAAGGTCGAAATCGATCGCAAGTTCGACGAAATAGTCGCCTTCGCCGAGGTGGAGCAGTTCCTGGATACTCCGGTCAAACGGTATTCGAGCGGCATGTATGTCCGCTTGGCCTTTGCCGTGGCTGCCCACTTGGAACCGGAAATCCTGATTGTCGACGAAGTCTTAGCCGTCGGCGATGCTCAGTTTCAAAAGAAATGTCTGGGCAAGATGCAAGAGGTTTCCACCGGGGAAGGCCGCACCGTTTTATTTGTCAGCCACAATATGTCGGCGGTGACGGAACTGTGTCAGCGGGCGCTGATGTTCCGTGACGGGCAATTGGTGAACTCCGGCCCGACAGCGAATGTGGTCGACGAGTACCTCCAATGCGGCAGTTCCGACCTGAAGCATTACTTTGCCCCCCCTCTCGACACGGATCGCGAGGCTTCGTTGTTGTCGGCGGCGGTGCACGATTCCAGCGGCGATTCGGTTGCGGTTGTCCGTTTTGGCGAGCCATGGTCGGTGACCAGTTCCTGGGAGGTTCGCCGCCCGCTGCCCTTGGCCTCGGCCTCGTTGCGGATCTTCGATTTGAGCGGTCGTTTGATTCTGGTCAGCAATACCGTGGGATTGCCCACCGCGTTTTTCGAAAACCCCGGCACGCGCGATGTGACCTGTTCCTTTCCGATCAATGTCCTGCGACCGGGACAATATTTTCTGACGATCGGACTGTGGGTCCGCGGTCGTGGTGCCATTGATGAGCACGAACGCTGCATTTCATTTCACGTGAGTGATTTGCCGCACGATCCGGAATATACGTACACAGCAGCCGGCAATCCCGCAGCTGTAGCTCCGTCGGATTGGTCGTTCCGAAACGATACCGAACCGGCGCTCACGGGAGGCGTCTAA
- a CDS encoding O-antigen ligase family protein codes for MTILADIVMLAWPLLVIGLFSKLKSDKAVVVAFVVGWLFLPFKTYPISGLPDISKMSLTCYAIIAATIVFDLERFTSLRPCRYDLPIVLVCIAPAISSLTNNLGPYDAGSVTLATIVTWGGPYLLGRAYIVDSSTAKFAATTLLAATLIYLPLCWFEIRMSPQLHALVYGESYRSGGMRLGGWRPAVFLDSGLQLGLWMTTASLIGIWLWWKGVWKHWGKMGTGLPLVALVVTTIYCRSTGALLLLAAGLGVLAWTSVLKNRLALLALLLVAPAYIVIRSMGDQGWQPAVEVAKSINGERAQSLEFRFQNEDILVNKALQKPAFGWGGWGRSRVYDQFGNDISVTDGLWIIQLGQYGIFGLIALFALLLTPLGLLIKTFSVRKLMSPEIAPVLAFSIAITLFAIDCLPNAMPNPFYVMTTGGVVGYIVSYSEAEVESAGPVLQKPVPVRPLRRLHAGSGAKSHVNPV; via the coding sequence ATGACCATTCTTGCCGACATTGTCATGCTCGCGTGGCCACTGCTGGTCATCGGACTCTTCTCCAAGTTGAAGTCCGATAAAGCGGTCGTGGTGGCGTTCGTCGTCGGCTGGTTGTTTCTGCCGTTTAAGACGTACCCGATCAGCGGGTTGCCTGACATTTCTAAAATGTCGCTCACCTGCTATGCGATCATCGCCGCGACGATTGTCTTCGACCTGGAGCGGTTCACCTCCCTGCGGCCCTGCCGCTACGATCTGCCGATTGTCCTGGTGTGCATTGCTCCGGCAATTTCGTCATTAACAAACAACCTCGGCCCCTATGACGCGGGTTCGGTCACATTGGCGACAATTGTCACCTGGGGAGGTCCCTATTTATTGGGGCGAGCCTATATCGTCGATTCATCGACGGCGAAGTTCGCCGCTACCACACTCCTGGCGGCTACGCTCATTTACCTCCCCTTGTGCTGGTTTGAGATCCGCATGAGTCCCCAACTGCATGCCTTGGTTTATGGCGAAAGCTATCGCTCCGGTGGCATGCGTCTGGGGGGATGGCGGCCAGCTGTGTTTCTTGATTCGGGCTTGCAACTCGGGTTATGGATGACCACAGCCTCCTTGATCGGCATCTGGCTGTGGTGGAAGGGTGTTTGGAAACATTGGGGAAAAATGGGTACAGGATTACCCCTGGTCGCCTTAGTTGTGACAACCATCTACTGCCGGTCGACGGGGGCTTTGTTGCTCTTAGCCGCTGGATTAGGCGTTCTAGCCTGGACCTCCGTTTTGAAAAACCGTTTGGCATTACTGGCCCTTTTGCTGGTGGCACCAGCCTATATCGTGATCCGCTCCATGGGAGATCAAGGTTGGCAGCCCGCCGTCGAAGTAGCCAAAAGCATTAATGGAGAACGCGCTCAATCGCTTGAGTTTCGTTTTCAAAATGAAGACATCCTCGTCAACAAGGCATTGCAGAAACCTGCATTTGGGTGGGGAGGTTGGGGCCGCTCGCGCGTGTACGACCAATTTGGGAATGACATATCGGTCACCGATGGCCTCTGGATCATTCAACTTGGCCAATATGGCATCTTCGGATTGATCGCACTATTTGCCTTACTGTTAACCCCCTTGGGACTGCTCATCAAAACATTTTCGGTGCGCAAGCTCATGTCGCCGGAAATCGCACCCGTACTCGCGTTCTCCATAGCCATCACGTTGTTCGCCATTGATTGTCTCCCGAACGCTATGCCCAACCCGTTTTATGTCATGACCACCGGCGGGGTCGTGGGATATATCGTCTCCTACAGCGAGGCTGAAGTGGAATCCGCTGGTCCAGTATTACAAAAACCGGTGCCCGTGAGACCGCTGCGACGACTGCATGCCGGTAGCGGGGCAAAGAGTCACGTGAACCCTGTTTAA
- a CDS encoding glycosyltransferase family 2 protein, protein MSAPEISVILPVYNAERYIAKAVESILAQTFGDFEFLIVDDGSTDGSLSILQSIADRDSRIVLRSRENKGYVVTLNEMLAEARGDFIARMDADDISQPERFEKQMRFLARHDDILAVGTAQLWIDPQDRPLRRFTPPLKHEDIDAAHLQKGEGMICHPSVLMRREAIEAVGEYDENLYGAEDLDLWLRLAEVGRLANMDEVLIQYRFHSQKVGWLQKDRQVRSAITAMQSGAERRGEQTPNCEKFSNANLPTVASQHLAWTWWALGDGNISTARRYAMLSILQRPFDLTAWRAFCCALRGR, encoded by the coding sequence ATGAGTGCACCAGAAATCTCAGTGATTCTGCCGGTTTACAATGCGGAACGATACATCGCCAAAGCGGTGGAAAGTATTCTTGCGCAAACATTCGGAGATTTTGAATTCCTGATCGTGGATGACGGATCGACCGATGGGAGCTTGAGTATTCTTCAAAGCATCGCGGACCGCGATTCCCGCATCGTGTTGCGCAGCCGCGAAAACAAAGGTTACGTGGTGACCCTCAACGAGATGCTCGCAGAGGCCCGCGGCGATTTCATTGCACGCATGGATGCCGACGACATTTCGCAGCCGGAACGGTTTGAAAAACAAATGCGATTCCTGGCGCGACACGACGACATTTTAGCTGTCGGCACAGCGCAACTGTGGATTGATCCCCAAGACCGGCCGCTACGGCGTTTTACTCCACCGCTCAAGCACGAAGACATTGATGCAGCGCATTTGCAAAAAGGGGAAGGGATGATTTGTCACCCTTCGGTCTTGATGCGGCGCGAAGCCATTGAAGCCGTCGGGGAATACGACGAGAACCTGTATGGCGCCGAGGACCTCGACTTATGGTTGCGTTTGGCCGAAGTCGGACGGCTGGCCAACATGGACGAGGTGCTGATCCAATACCGGTTCCATTCCCAAAAAGTCGGCTGGCTGCAAAAAGACCGGCAGGTTCGCTCGGCCATCACAGCTATGCAGTCTGGCGCAGAGCGACGCGGCGAACAAACACCAAACTGCGAGAAATTCTCCAACGCCAATTTACCCACCGTAGCCAGCCAGCATTTGGCATGGACGTGGTGGGCATTGGGCGACGGCAATATCTCGACGGCTCGTCGCTATGCAATGTTGAGTATTTTGCAACGGCCGTTTGATTTGACGGCATGGCGCGCATTTTGTTGCGCACTCCGAGGAAGATGA
- a CDS encoding sigma-54 interaction domain-containing protein has translation MQSEKTRVLFALFNDSSIRQIIGQFDGHGCECVVATRSNGSPFQFTEPLDRFDGIVVNLTGLSEEGERVVANWARKHPVAGWMATDDTNISRVVRALKMGAFDVLHGDICQREVKSLVDELASRKTSATRFSSAPELPEGGAGYSTPTNGSYTGESSSILDNSAQTSLRRNGDPHPHRRHSASCDKKGSTESLAHSLRMYLRGSSTTMESVRRQVLEVATTHATVMIWGQSGTGKEMVARAIHRCSLRKDDDYIPVNMSAIPEGLAESLLFGHIKGSFTHATHTKEGLCETADNGTLFLDEISEMEITLQPKLLRFLQEGAVRRVGDQTEKQVDVRIIAASNHDPESVIRDGKLRSDLFYRLNVVPIHLPPLSERREDIAELSELFLSRSVERHNRSVQGFTAEAMQVLYDYDWPGNIRQLENAVERIAIFAKGNLVEPLDIPAEFHSPSCTAPNPHVPTTPTNGHMAPMNGGTIEHKPQENDSSVSVMRTPLSEVQRFERAAIIDALQRADGHVVDAANLVGLGQATLYRKIKRYDIPHKSHRRRKTPK, from the coding sequence ATGCAATCTGAAAAAACCAGGGTTTTATTCGCCCTGTTCAACGACTCATCAATTCGCCAAATTATTGGGCAATTTGACGGTCATGGTTGCGAATGTGTTGTCGCAACGAGAAGCAACGGATCTCCTTTTCAATTCACCGAGCCGCTCGATCGCTTCGACGGTATCGTCGTGAATCTGACAGGATTGTCCGAAGAGGGAGAACGGGTCGTTGCCAACTGGGCCCGGAAACACCCCGTCGCAGGTTGGATGGCAACCGACGACACCAATATCAGCCGCGTCGTACGTGCGCTGAAAATGGGTGCGTTTGACGTCCTCCACGGTGATATCTGCCAACGGGAAGTGAAATCGCTGGTCGACGAGTTAGCGAGCCGCAAAACCAGTGCAACTCGATTTTCCAGCGCCCCCGAACTGCCGGAGGGGGGGGCTGGATATTCCACCCCGACCAATGGCTCCTACACTGGCGAATCATCCTCCATTTTGGACAACTCCGCCCAAACGTCTTTGCGGCGAAACGGCGATCCTCATCCCCACCGGCGACATTCCGCCTCCTGTGATAAGAAAGGCAGCACTGAGAGTCTGGCGCATTCACTTCGTATGTACCTGCGTGGTTCAAGCACGACGATGGAATCGGTGCGACGCCAAGTCCTTGAAGTCGCCACCACACATGCCACCGTGATGATCTGGGGGCAAAGCGGAACGGGTAAGGAAATGGTCGCCCGCGCCATTCACCGCTGCAGTTTGCGTAAAGACGACGACTATATTCCCGTCAACATGTCGGCCATTCCCGAAGGATTGGCCGAGAGTTTGTTGTTCGGTCATATCAAAGGCTCATTCACACATGCCACACACACCAAAGAGGGGCTCTGTGAAACGGCCGACAACGGCACGCTATTTCTCGATGAAATTAGCGAAATGGAGATCACACTTCAGCCCAAGCTGCTCCGTTTTCTTCAAGAAGGAGCCGTCCGCCGTGTGGGCGACCAAACCGAGAAGCAGGTCGACGTGCGGATCATTGCCGCCTCGAACCATGACCCGGAATCGGTCATTCGCGACGGCAAACTCCGCAGTGACCTGTTCTATCGGCTAAATGTCGTTCCGATCCATCTTCCGCCACTTTCTGAACGGCGAGAAGACATTGCTGAACTGTCCGAATTGTTCCTCTCTCGCTCAGTCGAGCGGCACAACCGTAGCGTGCAAGGCTTTACCGCCGAAGCGATGCAGGTGCTCTACGACTACGATTGGCCGGGTAATATTCGGCAATTGGAAAACGCCGTCGAGCGGATTGCGATTTTTGCCAAGGGCAACCTCGTGGAGCCGTTGGATATTCCCGCTGAATTTCACTCGCCGTCATGCACTGCTCCCAACCCCCACGTCCCGACCACACCAACGAACGGCCACATGGCCCCTATGAATGGTGGGACCATCGAGCACAAACCGCAGGAGAACGATTCCTCGGTTTCGGTCATGAGAACTCCACTCTCGGAAGTGCAACGATTTGAGCGGGCGGCCATCATCGATGCATTGCAACGCGCCGACGGGCATGTCGTCGATGCGGCCAATTTGGTGGGACTGGGGCAGGCCACGCTCTATCGCAAGATCAAGCGATATGACATTCCGCACAAAAGCCATCGTCGCCGTAAGACGCCCAAATAA
- a CDS encoding ABC transporter permease — MNDGITTTQRRNLETSPLHTTTDALGPEKMPSAAQSTDYGANVELVIEPKSGWVAVDFRELWLFHELLWFLVWRDIKVRYKQTVLGVAWAVLVPVFSVTIFTVIFGNFAGLKNELPAELIAVYPVYVYAGLLPWLFFSNAISVGGQTLVSQRQLLTKIYFPRLFVPTATVTSGLVDMAISFGVFAVMMAIYGVVPSPRIVLLPLLILLAWAASLGIAFTLSALTVTYRDFRFVIPFMVQAWQFVSPVVYPTAIVPERYRYFYALNPLAGIIEGFRSVIFGTPFPWAMLCISTLSTAALLVYGVMYFRKTERRFADIA, encoded by the coding sequence ATGAACGATGGAATCACCACAACCCAACGACGGAACCTGGAAACGTCGCCGCTGCATACGACGACGGATGCTCTGGGTCCCGAGAAAATGCCCTCTGCCGCGCAAAGCACGGACTACGGCGCAAACGTGGAGTTGGTCATCGAGCCAAAATCCGGCTGGGTTGCCGTTGATTTCCGCGAACTGTGGCTGTTTCACGAACTGCTCTGGTTCCTGGTCTGGCGAGACATCAAAGTTCGCTACAAACAAACGGTCTTGGGTGTCGCCTGGGCGGTCCTCGTTCCGGTATTTAGCGTGACGATTTTTACCGTTATTTTTGGAAACTTTGCGGGACTTAAAAACGAACTCCCCGCAGAGTTAATAGCAGTCTATCCCGTTTACGTCTACGCCGGATTGTTACCATGGCTGTTCTTTTCGAATGCAATTTCCGTCGGCGGTCAAACACTGGTGAGCCAACGGCAATTGTTGACAAAAATCTATTTCCCCCGCCTGTTTGTTCCTACAGCCACCGTCACCAGCGGGCTGGTCGACATGGCAATCTCCTTCGGTGTGTTCGCAGTGATGATGGCCATTTACGGTGTCGTTCCCTCACCTCGAATTGTGCTGTTGCCCTTATTGATCCTATTAGCCTGGGCGGCATCGCTGGGAATCGCATTCACGTTGTCGGCGCTGACAGTCACCTATCGCGATTTTCGGTTCGTGATTCCGTTTATGGTCCAGGCATGGCAATTTGTCAGTCCGGTCGTTTACCCCACGGCAATCGTTCCCGAACGTTATCGGTACTTTTATGCGTTGAATCCGCTGGCGGGAATCATTGAAGGTTTTCGCAGCGTGATTTTCGGCACTCCGTTTCCGTGGGCCATGCTCTGCATCTCGACGCTCAGTACGGCCGCACTGCTGGTCTATGGTGTCATGTATTTTCGGAAGACCGAAAGGCGATTTGCCGACATCGCCTAA
- a CDS encoding glycosyltransferase family 4 protein: MATQTPKLNSPVNRESHLGKLRCALFTPNWPANETSNGIVTYVSVLEQQLRRDGHSPLVVTRAKSTAMRYADDAGVTQWSPCESVLSRISDRLTGIIAKDDAEQNCRRAGRGIAHALKQTGGDGAVNLLEMEESFGLARHVAQRVPFPVVVRLHGPWFLNGQANGVKQDKAFARRVKAEGKAIEAACAVTACSQKVLDTTREYYNLELPQAAVIPNPAPVYTSEMCWSADDAEEQTILFVGRFDRHKGGDTMLLAFQRIVEQFPDANLVFIGPDTGIRSQDDQVVNFAEFVAQHIDESVSQRINYLGKQTPSTIETWRRRAAVTVIPSTFDNFPYSALESVACGCPIVATRVGGIPEIILDDKTGVLVQPDDPESLAAGVGRILADRGLAAQLGAAAAEDSNQRFHPRKIAEQTAEFYRDVIAQWKAGT; the protein is encoded by the coding sequence ATGGCGACGCAGACTCCTAAGCTTAACAGCCCGGTGAATCGAGAATCCCATCTCGGAAAGTTACGTTGCGCGCTGTTTACGCCGAACTGGCCGGCCAACGAAACCAGCAATGGAATTGTGACCTACGTCTCCGTCCTCGAACAACAATTGCGACGCGACGGTCATTCCCCGCTGGTTGTGACGCGAGCCAAATCGACGGCGATGCGCTACGCGGACGATGCAGGGGTTACCCAGTGGTCCCCTTGCGAGAGTGTGCTCAGCCGAATTAGCGACCGCCTCACAGGAATCATTGCTAAAGACGATGCCGAGCAGAACTGCCGGCGCGCAGGACGCGGCATCGCCCATGCGTTAAAGCAGACCGGCGGCGACGGTGCGGTCAATCTGTTGGAGATGGAAGAATCATTTGGCTTGGCTCGCCATGTGGCGCAGCGGGTCCCCTTCCCTGTGGTTGTGCGCTTGCACGGGCCGTGGTTTTTGAACGGTCAAGCCAACGGCGTGAAGCAAGACAAGGCGTTCGCTCGTCGCGTTAAAGCCGAAGGTAAGGCCATTGAAGCGGCATGCGCGGTGACCGCCTGTAGCCAAAAAGTGCTGGACACGACACGCGAATACTACAATTTGGAACTTCCCCAAGCAGCCGTGATCCCCAATCCGGCGCCGGTTTATACCAGCGAGATGTGTTGGTCTGCGGACGATGCGGAGGAACAGACCATTCTGTTTGTCGGACGGTTTGACCGACACAAGGGGGGGGACACGATGCTGCTCGCCTTCCAGCGGATTGTGGAACAATTCCCAGACGCCAATCTAGTTTTCATCGGCCCCGATACGGGGATTCGTTCCCAAGACGACCAGGTCGTCAATTTCGCTGAATTTGTCGCCCAGCACATCGACGAATCCGTATCACAGCGAATCAATTATCTGGGAAAACAGACGCCATCAACAATTGAGACTTGGCGACGTCGCGCGGCGGTGACCGTCATCCCGTCGACGTTCGATAACTTCCCCTACTCAGCGCTGGAGTCGGTGGCCTGTGGCTGTCCGATTGTGGCGACGCGCGTGGGTGGGATTCCGGAAATCATTCTCGACGACAAAACCGGGGTGCTCGTGCAGCCCGATGATCCGGAATCGCTGGCCGCGGGAGTTGGACGGATTCTTGCGGACCGCGGCTTAGCGGCGCAACTGGGCGCTGCCGCCGCCGAAGATTCGAATCAGCGATTTCACCCGCGTAAAATTGCCGAACAAACGGCGGAGTTTTACCGGGACGTGATTGCGCAATGGAAGGCGGGAACATGA